The proteins below are encoded in one region of Asticcacaulis excentricus CB 48:
- a CDS encoding chemotaxis protein CheB: MSMLPRKAVVIGASAGGVEALSAVLPHLPADHCAVLVVIHLPSNRHSVLADLFSDKCRMKVVEAEDKAPIDAGTIYFAPPDYHLMVEPDFTIALSNEAPVWFSRPSIDVLFETAADAYGPGLTGVILTGANEDGAGGLRAVMAQGGRGLIQSPETAYARLMPETAQSLCPKALVRPLDQLADELLAEAA, encoded by the coding sequence ATGAGCATGCTCCCCCGCAAGGCCGTGGTCATTGGGGCCTCGGCCGGAGGCGTAGAAGCCCTGTCGGCCGTCCTGCCGCACCTGCCGGCGGACCACTGCGCGGTTTTGGTGGTCATCCACTTGCCGTCAAACCGGCACAGCGTTCTGGCCGATCTGTTCAGCGACAAATGCCGTATGAAGGTCGTGGAAGCCGAAGATAAGGCCCCTATCGATGCCGGCACCATCTATTTCGCCCCCCCCGATTATCACCTGATGGTTGAACCCGACTTTACCATTGCACTCTCGAACGAAGCGCCGGTGTGGTTTTCGCGCCCCTCTATCGACGTGCTGTTTGAAACGGCGGCGGATGCTTATGGGCCGGGTCTGACCGGGGTGATCCTGACCGGCGCCAACGAGGATGGCGCAGGTGGCCTGCGCGCTGTTATGGCGCAGGGAGGGCGCGGCCTGATCCAGTCGCCGGAGACGGCCTATGCGCGGCTAATGCCTGAAACCGCCCAGTCTCTGTGCCCGAAGGCGCTCGTACGCCCTCTCGATCAACTGGCTGACGAACTGCTGGCAGAGGCCGCCTGA
- a CDS encoding CheR family methyltransferase: MHNKIEDIEVRLFLEAIYLKYHYDFRGYAMASIKRRLFQARDHFGCRSISMLQDMVLHEEAMLGALMSYLTVQVSELFRDPAYFRAIREKVVPHLKTYPSLKVWIAGCSTGEELYSFAILFREEGLEERTLFYATDINQDSLRKAEAGVYDLDRMRLFTENHRLSGGKTSLADYYTAAYGAATFDKSLRKHVVFSDHSLVTDAVFAETQFVSCRNVLIYFNRDLQNRAVALFADSLSRKGFLGLGAKETLRFTDHHYKFDEFARDERLYQKREAA; the protein is encoded by the coding sequence GTGCATAACAAGATCGAGGATATAGAAGTCCGCCTCTTCCTTGAGGCGATATATCTCAAATATCACTATGATTTCCGGGGCTATGCCATGGCCTCGATCAAACGCCGTCTGTTTCAGGCGCGCGACCATTTCGGCTGCCGCTCGATTTCGATGCTTCAGGACATGGTCCTGCACGAAGAAGCCATGCTGGGGGCCCTTATGAGCTATCTGACCGTACAGGTGTCGGAGCTGTTTCGAGATCCGGCCTATTTCCGCGCGATCCGCGAAAAGGTGGTGCCCCACCTTAAAACCTATCCTTCATTGAAGGTGTGGATCGCCGGCTGTTCGACCGGCGAAGAGCTCTATTCCTTCGCCATTCTGTTCCGCGAAGAAGGCCTCGAAGAACGCACCCTTTTCTACGCCACCGACATCAATCAGGATTCGCTGCGCAAGGCCGAGGCCGGGGTCTATGATCTTGATCGGATGCGTCTGTTTACTGAAAACCACCGCTTGTCGGGCGGCAAGACGTCTTTGGCGGACTACTACACCGCCGCTTATGGGGCAGCCACCTTCGATAAGTCTTTGCGCAAGCACGTGGTGTTTTCCGACCATTCGCTGGTCACGGACGCGGTATTTGCCGAAACGCAGTTTGTGTCATGCCGCAATGTGCTCATCTATTTCAACCGCGACCTTCAGAACCGTGCCGTGGCCCTGTTTGCCGACTCTTTGTCGCGCAAGGGTTTTCTGGGGCTAGGGGCCAAGGAGACGCTGCGCTTCACCGATCATCACTACAAATTCGACGAATTTGCCCGCGATGAGCGCCTCTATCAGAAGCGGGAGGCCGCATGA